The following are encoded in a window of Bacillota bacterium genomic DNA:
- a CDS encoding ketoacyl-ACP synthase III codes for MKEKRSAGILGTGRYVPERVLTNHDLEKMVDTSDEWIVTRTGIKERRIAAPDQASSDLGLAAAQAALADANISAEQLDLVVVATVTPDHAFPSTASIIQHKLGAVNAGAYDLSAGCSGFVYALCTAAAMIQSGAMDYVLVVGAETLSKIVDWTDRSTCVLFGDGAGAVVLGPVGSGYGLVSSVLGSDGSGAELLCVAAGGSRRPASPQTVEAKQHFLSMHGNEVFKFAVRIMDEASNLVLAKAGLSSQDVDLFIPHQANIRIIEAAAKRLGLPMERVYVNVDAYGNTSAASIPIALDEAHKQGLIRGDSYTLLVGFGAGLTWAAAILRWE; via the coding sequence ATGAAAGAGAAACGTTCCGCCGGGATTCTGGGTACAGGACGCTACGTCCCGGAGCGGGTCCTTACCAATCACGATTTGGAGAAGATGGTGGACACCAGCGATGAGTGGATTGTGACCCGGACCGGTATCAAGGAGCGACGGATTGCGGCACCGGATCAGGCCAGCTCTGATCTGGGTTTGGCCGCCGCCCAGGCGGCCCTGGCCGATGCGAACATCAGTGCCGAACAGTTGGATTTGGTGGTGGTGGCCACGGTGACCCCGGACCACGCCTTTCCCTCCACCGCCTCCATCATCCAGCATAAACTGGGAGCCGTTAATGCCGGCGCCTATGATCTTTCCGCCGGATGTTCCGGATTTGTCTATGCCCTGTGTACTGCCGCCGCCATGATCCAGTCGGGTGCCATGGATTATGTCCTGGTGGTGGGGGCCGAGACCCTAAGCAAGATCGTGGACTGGACCGACCGGAGTACCTGTGTGCTTTTTGGCGATGGGGCCGGCGCGGTGGTATTGGGTCCTGTGGGCTCAGGTTATGGACTGGTCAGTTCGGTTTTGGGCAGTGACGGTTCCGGTGCGGAGCTGTTGTGTGTGGCTGCGGGGGGCTCCCGGCGACCGGCCTCCCCACAGACGGTGGAAGCCAAACAGCATTTCCTGTCTATGCACGGTAATGAAGTCTTCAAATTTGCGGTCCGGATCATGGATGAGGCCTCCAATTTGGTGTTGGCCAAGGCGGGATTATCCTCCCAGGATGTAGATCTGTTTATCCCTCACCAGGCGAATATCCGCATTATTGAGGCTGCGGCCAAGCGGTTGGGGCTACCCATGGAGCGGGTCTATGTGAACGTGGATGCCTACGGCAACACCAGTGCCGCCTCCATCCCCATCGCCCTGGATGAAGCCCACAAGCAGGGCCTTATCCGGGGGGATTCCTACACTTTGTTGGTGGGTTTTGGGGCGGGCCTTACGTGGGCGGCGGCCATATTACGTTGGGAATAA
- a CDS encoding DUF177 domain-containing protein, whose protein sequence is MTDLKISVAPILHERGAKLPVDQWIKVPASFIVDGSEETIEVHLAGTLTNTGNSFVFSGTVTAEVPVQCHRCLRTFVLPVQVNAVEEFRRRPPGTEPPEDTEDAVDKEADAYSFAGTTVDFEHLVREYLVLAMPIKTVCSPECRGICRQCGQELNTGDCQCQDEDIDPRFAMLSELLDKMKDK, encoded by the coding sequence GTGACAGACTTGAAAATCAGTGTCGCACCTATCTTACACGAACGGGGTGCCAAGCTTCCGGTTGATCAGTGGATCAAGGTGCCTGCTTCCTTCATCGTAGATGGCAGCGAAGAAACCATTGAGGTGCATCTAGCAGGGACTCTGACAAACACCGGCAACAGTTTTGTTTTTTCCGGTACCGTTACTGCCGAGGTTCCTGTGCAATGCCATCGGTGTTTACGGACCTTCGTTCTGCCGGTGCAGGTCAACGCGGTGGAGGAGTTTCGTCGCCGCCCGCCCGGTACCGAGCCCCCGGAGGATACGGAGGATGCCGTGGACAAGGAGGCCGATGCCTACAGTTTTGCCGGCACCACCGTGGATTTCGAACACCTGGTGAGGGAATACCTGGTTTTGGCGATGCCCATTAAGACCGTATGTTCCCCGGAGTGCCGGGGTATCTGTCGGCAGTGCGGGCAGGAGCTTAATACAGGTGACTGCCAATGCCAAGACGAGGATATAGATCCAAGATTTGCCATGCTTAGTGAACTACTGGACAAAATGAAAGATAAGTAA
- the rpmF gene encoding 50S ribosomal protein L32 → MALPKRRHSKARVRTRRNSVRAKVLNLVECPQCHKLRLPHRACGNCGTYKGRQVIELDEE, encoded by the coding sequence ATGGCGTTACCAAAAAGAAGGCATTCAAAGGCAAGGGTAAGGACCCGGCGTAATTCGGTCCGGGCGAAGGTGTTGAACCTGGTGGAGTGCCCGCAATGTCATAAGCTCCGTTTACCCCATCGGGCCTGTGGCAACTGTGGCACCTACAAGGGCAGACAGGTAATCGAGCTCGATGAAGAGTAA
- the fabG gene encoding 3-oxoacyl-[acyl-carrier-protein] reductase, giving the protein MILTGRVALVTGGTRGIGKAITEALLQAGCQVAICGRNAKQLAETVQEFAATYHQQILGFPVDVTDWDSVEQLVAKVEGEWKAVDILVNNAGITQDSLLLRMTAAQWQQVIDVNLTGVFNCSKAVLRGMVKRRYGRIINITSVVGRMGNAGQANYAAAKAGVIGFTKSLAREVASRGITVNAIAPGFIESAMTDQLTEEQKKRLTDQIPMQRTGQPVDVANAVLFLASDLSAYITGQVLNVDGGLLMN; this is encoded by the coding sequence ATGATACTGACTGGCAGGGTGGCACTAGTTACCGGAGGCACCCGCGGCATTGGCAAAGCCATTACCGAGGCTTTGTTGCAGGCAGGTTGCCAGGTGGCCATCTGTGGCCGGAACGCAAAGCAGCTTGCCGAAACCGTCCAGGAGTTTGCCGCCACCTACCACCAGCAGATCCTAGGCTTCCCGGTTGACGTCACCGATTGGGACAGTGTGGAGCAACTGGTCGCCAAGGTGGAAGGGGAATGGAAAGCGGTGGATATCCTGGTGAATAATGCTGGCATCACCCAGGACAGTCTATTGTTACGGATGACCGCCGCCCAGTGGCAACAGGTCATCGATGTGAACCTCACAGGAGTCTTTAATTGCAGCAAAGCGGTGTTGCGGGGGATGGTCAAAAGGCGTTACGGAAGGATCATTAACATAACCTCGGTGGTCGGACGGATGGGGAATGCAGGACAAGCCAATTACGCGGCTGCCAAGGCGGGCGTGATTGGCTTTACTAAGAGTTTGGCCCGGGAAGTGGCAAGCCGTGGGATTACCGTTAATGCCATCGCCCCGGGGTTTATTGAATCCGCGATGACGGACCAGCTCACCGAGGAGCAAAAGAAGCGTCTCACGGACCAGATTCCCATGCAACGGACCGGACAACCAGTCGACGTGGCCAATGCAGTCTTGTTTCTTGCCTCCGACCTGAGTGCCTATATCACCGGTCAAGTTTTGAACGTCGACGGTGGGCTGCTGATGAACTAA
- the plsX gene encoding phosphate acyltransferase PlsX, whose translation MLKIVLDAMGGDYAPQEQVKGAILATKQLGIETILVGRRSVLEPLLAEHGADGRVSIEDAPDVVDMGEAPLKAVRSKPNSSLMVAARLVKEGQAAGLVSCGNTGATMAAALFSWGRIPGIERPALGTVMPTVKGASVLLDVGANAENRPQHLLQFGIMGALYSQQVLGVENPTVGLLNVGEEPGKGNTLVKEAYGLLADSGLNFIGNVEGHQFFAGQCDVVVCDGFTGNIVLKSAEGLAQGIFSILKEELTGSLRAKLGALLAKPAFKGLKQKLDYTEYGGAPLLGLNGICIVSHGRSDAKAVMNALRVAKQTAAGNLPQLITRYVEEKVEQ comes from the coding sequence TTGTTGAAGATAGTTCTCGATGCAATGGGCGGGGATTATGCCCCGCAAGAACAGGTGAAGGGAGCCATCCTGGCGACCAAACAGCTGGGGATCGAGACGATCCTTGTGGGCCGTAGATCGGTCCTTGAGCCTTTGTTGGCAGAGCACGGTGCCGATGGGAGAGTTAGCATCGAAGATGCCCCCGATGTGGTGGACATGGGGGAGGCTCCCCTGAAGGCGGTTCGCAGTAAACCCAATTCTTCTTTGATGGTGGCGGCCAGGTTGGTGAAAGAAGGCCAGGCCGCCGGTTTGGTCAGTTGTGGCAATACGGGGGCCACCATGGCTGCCGCCTTGTTTTCTTGGGGACGGATCCCGGGGATCGAACGGCCGGCCTTGGGTACCGTCATGCCCACGGTGAAGGGAGCCAGCGTCCTTTTGGATGTGGGGGCCAACGCGGAGAACCGTCCCCAGCACCTGTTGCAGTTTGGGATTATGGGTGCGTTGTATAGCCAACAGGTCTTGGGGGTGGAAAACCCCACGGTGGGTCTTTTAAATGTGGGAGAAGAGCCTGGCAAGGGGAATACTTTAGTTAAGGAAGCCTATGGGCTTCTGGCCGACAGTGGATTGAACTTCATCGGCAATGTGGAAGGACATCAGTTTTTCGCCGGGCAATGCGACGTGGTGGTCTGTGATGGGTTTACGGGGAATATTGTGCTGAAGTCCGCAGAAGGGCTTGCCCAGGGGATTTTCTCCATCCTGAAGGAAGAACTCACCGGCAGTCTCCGGGCGAAGCTGGGGGCTTTGTTGGCTAAGCCTGCCTTCAAGGGTTTGAAGCAGAAACTGGACTACACCGAATATGGCGGTGCCCCCCTGTTGGGGCTGAACGGAATCTGCATCGTCTCCCACGGGCGTTCCGATGCCAAAGCGGTGATGAACGCCCTGCGGGTGGCCAAGCAGACCGCGGCGGGGAACTTGCCCCAATTAATCACGCGTTATGTGGAAGAGAAGGTGGAGCAATGA
- the fabD gene encoding ACP S-malonyltransferase yields the protein MSIAFLFPGQGSQRVGMGRELVQASPRAQEIFSQAAEVLDFPVQDLCFAGPQEELNQTRYTQPALLTVEVACLRFLEEQGIRPNLVAGHSLGEYAALVAAGALDFPQCLGLVAKRARLMEAAAAGSMAAVLGLEASKIEEICSSIGPVWPANYNCPGQVVISGQAEAVQEASRRMVEQGAKRVIPLAVSGPFHSPLMEPAAQEFAAYVAKTTLQRADIPVVGNVTAGPLQEPEELARELVTQIHSPVQWEQSIRYMLDQGVRVFVEVGPGQVLAGLVRRIDRRAEVYSVETPADADKLLDSQKGDVVI from the coding sequence ATGAGCATAGCATTCCTGTTCCCTGGCCAAGGGAGTCAAAGGGTGGGCATGGGGCGGGAACTGGTGCAGGCAAGCCCCAGGGCCCAGGAGATCTTTTCCCAGGCCGCCGAGGTTTTGGATTTCCCGGTACAGGACCTTTGTTTTGCGGGCCCCCAAGAAGAGTTGAACCAGACCCGCTACACCCAGCCGGCCCTTCTCACGGTGGAGGTGGCCTGTCTGCGGTTCCTGGAGGAACAGGGTATAAGACCCAACCTGGTGGCGGGGCATAGCCTGGGGGAATATGCGGCGTTAGTGGCTGCAGGTGCCCTGGATTTTCCCCAGTGCCTGGGTCTTGTGGCTAAGCGGGCCCGGCTTATGGAGGCGGCGGCCGCGGGAAGCATGGCTGCAGTCTTGGGTTTGGAAGCCTCCAAGATCGAGGAGATCTGTAGCAGCATAGGGCCAGTGTGGCCTGCCAACTACAACTGTCCTGGGCAGGTGGTCATCTCCGGCCAGGCGGAGGCGGTGCAGGAGGCCTCCCGGCGGATGGTAGAGCAGGGAGCCAAACGGGTGATTCCCTTAGCGGTGAGCGGGCCTTTCCATTCCCCCTTGATGGAACCTGCTGCCCAGGAGTTTGCCGCCTATGTCGCCAAAACCACCCTGCAAAGGGCGGATATCCCGGTGGTGGGCAATGTGACCGCCGGGCCCCTGCAGGAGCCGGAGGAGTTGGCCAGGGAACTGGTGACCCAGATCCACTCTCCGGTGCAGTGGGAGCAGTCCATCCGCTATATGCTGGATCAGGGGGTGCGGGTCTTTGTGGAGGTGGGCCCGGGCCAAGTGTTGGCCGGGCTGGTCCGCCGCATTGATCGAAGGGCCGAGGTCTACTCGGTGGAGACCCCCGCCGACGCAGACAAACTGCTTGATTCGCAGAAAGGGGATGTAGTAATATGA
- the acpP gene encoding acyl carrier protein, whose product MDLFEQVKEIIVEQLGIEEDAVTPEASFTEDLHADSLDIVELIMAFEDAFNIEISDEDAEKIKIVQDVVDYLSEYA is encoded by the coding sequence TTGGACCTGTTTGAACAAGTGAAGGAAATCATTGTCGAGCAGTTGGGCATTGAGGAGGATGCAGTAACCCCGGAAGCTTCCTTTACCGAGGATTTACATGCCGATTCCCTCGACATTGTGGAGTTAATCATGGCCTTTGAGGATGCGTTCAACATCGAGATCTCCGATGAGGATGCGGAGAAGATCAAAATCGTGCAGGACGTGGTCGACTACCTGAGTGAGTACGCTTAA
- the rnc gene encoding ribonuclease III — translation MGKLEESLQYKFKDRRLLLQALTHSSYRYETGQVQDNERLEFLGDTVLDLVISEYLYQRFPDSNEGVLAKARASLVCAKNLARHAVELSLGKYLLLGRGEEKNGGRRRASILADAFEAVIAAIYLDGGYEACRRVVMGIFQADFPAELSKQELLDSKSALQEYTQVHYHTSPEYQLKSMWGPDHARQYRVAAYVKGQMVGEGIGKSRKAAEQAAALQAWQTIGQWSKHFM, via the coding sequence CTGGGCAAACTAGAAGAGAGTTTGCAGTACAAGTTCAAGGACCGGCGGCTGTTGCTCCAGGCCTTGACCCACAGCTCCTACCGCTATGAGACTGGCCAAGTCCAGGACAATGAACGATTGGAGTTTTTGGGGGATACGGTGTTGGATCTGGTGATCAGCGAGTATTTATACCAACGGTTCCCCGACAGCAACGAAGGGGTCCTGGCCAAGGCCCGGGCTAGCCTCGTCTGTGCTAAGAATCTGGCCCGCCATGCGGTGGAGTTGTCCCTGGGGAAATACCTGTTATTGGGCCGGGGAGAGGAGAAAAACGGCGGCCGGCGCCGGGCCTCCATCCTGGCCGATGCCTTCGAGGCGGTGATCGCCGCTATCTACCTTGATGGTGGGTATGAGGCCTGCCGACGGGTGGTGATGGGTATTTTCCAGGCGGATTTTCCCGCCGAACTGAGCAAACAGGAGTTACTAGACTCCAAAAGTGCCCTGCAGGAATATACCCAGGTTCATTACCATACTTCTCCCGAGTATCAACTGAAGTCCATGTGGGGACCGGATCATGCCCGACAGTACCGCGTGGCGGCCTATGTGAAGGGCCAGATGGTGGGGGAGGGTATCGGCAAAAGTCGGAAAGCCGCGGAACAGGCGGCGGCCCTGCAGGCTTGGCAGACCATTGGTCAGTGGTCGAAGCATTTTATGTAA
- the fapR gene encoding transcription factor FapR: MKKAERQRCLQKIFAEEIFVTDEELAKRFGVSVQTIRLDRMQLGVPELRVRVQRLAETASRNLKALTTEEFIGQPVELELGKRGKSLLETTWAMGFERTGIVRGHHIFAQANSLAVALIDAPIALTGSAVVKFTAPVRVGDKIIAIAQVKSTDGKKATVAVESFVHERKVFEGDFVIFGKEAL, from the coding sequence ATGAAGAAGGCAGAGCGACAACGCTGCTTGCAAAAGATATTTGCTGAGGAGATCTTTGTCACCGACGAGGAGCTAGCCAAGCGCTTCGGCGTTAGTGTGCAGACCATCCGCTTGGATCGGATGCAGCTGGGTGTACCGGAACTGCGGGTGCGGGTGCAGCGTCTGGCGGAGACGGCTTCCCGGAATTTGAAGGCGTTAACCACCGAAGAGTTCATCGGTCAACCGGTGGAATTGGAGTTGGGGAAACGGGGCAAATCCCTGTTGGAGACCACATGGGCCATGGGTTTTGAACGCACCGGGATTGTCCGGGGGCACCACATCTTCGCCCAGGCCAACTCCCTGGCGGTGGCCCTCATCGATGCTCCCATCGCCCTCACCGGCAGTGCGGTGGTGAAGTTCACTGCTCCTGTGCGGGTCGGGGACAAGATCATCGCCATTGCCCAGGTGAAGAGTACCGATGGGAAGAAGGCGACGGTGGCGGTGGAGAGTTTCGTCCATGAACGGAAGGTTTTCGAAGGCGATTTTGTCATCTTTGGCAAAGAGGCCCTTTAA
- a CDS encoding extracellular solute-binding protein: MFTRLSCGLLLLLLLALPGLTSASELVTIIYMDHLVPQQAKALEPIFEKARAEIGVDVQLIYTSYGEFLDKLVAMVISGNAPDLINATNSSVFLVEEGILGGMDEYLQTGEITRTIHPPALEALTWRGELFGIPFAVNTWLQGYNRFMFDDAGLTYPPGEWDASYWTWQDYFDVAKKLTLDLNNDGTIDQWGVAMLPEMHWLPYWWGDTLLEEGAKTLRVTPAVVEAIQFFADYGPTVMSTGSLVGGTAAMTGFGSWVTIDYAKQLPDFDLAPNPRGTIAWAPAHVDGLTILRQSEQKEAAWRFITWLVNDPENLKMYNLARHGYGTLSAYMGDQYPLDYAAAYPEFQLRWQVLMDATMYLGKDVAMYNASWQEISPILSFAWSQIFGGQSSAATMLEQLRPSMDFLLRQ, translated from the coding sequence TTGTTTACGCGGTTGTCTTGTGGGCTATTGCTTCTTTTGCTCCTTGCTCTGCCGGGTCTGACGTCCGCTTCGGAGTTGGTGACCATCATCTATATGGATCACCTGGTGCCGCAGCAAGCTAAGGCCCTGGAGCCTATATTTGAAAAGGCCCGGGCGGAGATCGGTGTGGACGTTCAGTTAATTTACACCAGCTATGGGGAGTTTTTAGACAAACTGGTGGCGATGGTGATCTCCGGTAACGCCCCGGATCTGATCAATGCCACCAACTCCAGTGTGTTTCTAGTGGAGGAGGGCATCCTCGGGGGGATGGATGAGTATCTCCAAACCGGGGAAATCACCCGGACCATTCATCCTCCTGCTTTGGAGGCCCTTACCTGGCGGGGTGAATTGTTCGGGATCCCCTTTGCGGTAAACACCTGGTTGCAGGGTTACAATCGCTTCATGTTCGATGATGCGGGCTTAACCTATCCGCCAGGGGAGTGGGATGCTTCCTATTGGACCTGGCAGGACTATTTTGACGTGGCCAAGAAGCTCACGCTGGATCTCAACAACGACGGTACCATCGATCAGTGGGGAGTGGCCATGCTGCCGGAGATGCATTGGTTGCCTTACTGGTGGGGGGATACCCTGCTGGAAGAAGGCGCAAAGACCCTTCGGGTCACTCCTGCGGTGGTGGAGGCCATTCAGTTCTTCGCCGATTACGGGCCCACCGTGATGAGCACCGGAAGCCTGGTGGGTGGTACTGCCGCCATGACAGGCTTTGGTTCCTGGGTAACCATCGATTACGCCAAACAATTGCCCGACTTTGATCTGGCCCCTAATCCCCGAGGAACCATCGCCTGGGCACCGGCCCATGTGGATGGGTTGACTATTCTGCGGCAAAGTGAGCAGAAGGAGGCCGCATGGCGGTTTATCACCTGGTTGGTGAACGATCCGGAAAATTTGAAAATGTACAACCTGGCCCGCCACGGCTACGGCACCTTGTCGGCTTACATGGGGGATCAATATCCCTTGGATTATGCCGCGGCCTATCCCGAGTTTCAGCTCCGGTGGCAGGTGCTTATGGATGCCACCATGTACTTGGGTAAAGATGTGGCCATGTATAATGCCAGTTGGCAGGAGATCAGCCCGATCCTGAGCTTTGCCTGGTCCCAAATCTTCGGTGGCCAAAGCTCAGCCGCCACCATGTTGGAACAGCTGCGGCCGAGCATGGATTTCTTGCTGCGACAGTGA
- a CDS encoding sigma-70 family RNA polymerase sigma factor produces MRADEHQARDLALVEKVQRGDKQAAEELVCRYTGLVRHIVTRYHTPFHDFDDLCQEGFIGLLGAAKRYRPQAFSVKFSSFAYLCVLRKIYSVLKSSNNNKHRLLNGAVSLSEYTNDDQNRTLGDLVPLEGPDPEEMVIEKSVAENLRRLLSNHLSALEYRVTMLVLDGYTYSEISAALNLELKTVDNARTRSWSKLRRLVHNYGSLLSPHIPTQVRRRADLELWAR; encoded by the coding sequence ATGCGGGCAGATGAGCATCAAGCGCGGGATCTGGCTTTGGTGGAAAAGGTGCAACGGGGGGACAAACAGGCCGCCGAGGAATTGGTCTGCCGTTACACCGGCTTAGTCCGTCACATCGTGACCCGGTATCACACCCCCTTCCACGACTTCGACGATCTGTGCCAAGAAGGTTTCATCGGTCTTCTGGGCGCGGCCAAGCGCTATCGCCCACAGGCCTTCTCGGTGAAATTCAGCTCCTTTGCCTATCTTTGCGTGCTCCGCAAGATCTACAGTGTGCTGAAAAGTAGCAATAACAATAAGCATCGGTTGTTGAACGGTGCTGTGTCGTTGTCCGAGTACACCAACGACGATCAGAATAGGACCCTGGGTGATCTTGTGCCCCTGGAGGGACCAGATCCCGAGGAGATGGTCATCGAAAAATCGGTGGCGGAGAACCTGCGGCGCCTGCTTAGCAATCATCTGTCGGCATTGGAATACCGGGTGACGATGCTGGTTTTGGATGGCTACACCTACAGTGAGATCAGCGCAGCCTTAAACCTGGAGTTGAAAACGGTAGACAACGCCCGGACCCGCTCCTGGTCCAAACTACGGCGCTTGGTCCACAACTACGGCTCGCTTTTAAGTCCCCACATTCCCACCCAGGTTCGCCGAAGGGCGGATCTAGAGCTTTGGGCCCGCTGA
- the fabF gene encoding beta-ketoacyl-ACP synthase II — MRRRVVVTGLGAVTSLGIGVEAFWQAILAGKSGIKRIDSIDISDLPTKIGAEVTAFDPEQFMSRKDARRMDRYTQFAVAATQLALEDAGLEITDEISERAGVLIGSGIGGIQTLEEQYMVLLEKGPSRVSPFFVPMMIPNMASGQVSIMFNCKGPNLTTVTACASSSHSIGDAFKIIERGDADIMITGGSEAALTRLAMAGFCAARTMSTRNDDPEGASRPFDKDRDGFVLGEGAGILILEELEHAQRRGARIYGEIAGYGLTSDAYHITAPEPSGAGAARAMRLALADAGISIEDVQYINAHGTSTELNDAIETLAIKNVFGDRAYDLMVSSTKSMTGHLLGAAGGIEAIVCQKVLAEQVVPPTINYTTKDPDCDLDYVPNEARPAQVEVALSNSFGFGGHNAVLVFKRYKG, encoded by the coding sequence TTGCGACGCAGAGTAGTAGTAACCGGCTTAGGGGCGGTCACATCCCTAGGGATTGGCGTCGAAGCCTTTTGGCAAGCAATTCTGGCCGGAAAATCCGGCATCAAGCGCATAGATTCCATTGATATCAGCGACCTACCTACGAAGATTGGGGCGGAGGTTACTGCTTTTGACCCGGAACAGTTCATGTCCCGGAAGGACGCCCGCCGGATGGATCGGTACACCCAGTTTGCGGTGGCGGCCACGCAGCTGGCCTTGGAGGATGCGGGTCTGGAGATCACCGACGAGATCTCCGAGCGGGCGGGGGTGCTCATCGGTTCCGGCATCGGGGGCATCCAAACCCTCGAAGAGCAGTATATGGTCCTTTTGGAGAAGGGTCCCTCCCGGGTGAGTCCCTTTTTCGTGCCCATGATGATCCCCAACATGGCCTCGGGCCAGGTGTCCATCATGTTCAACTGTAAAGGGCCCAACCTCACCACCGTCACCGCCTGTGCCTCGAGCAGCCACTCCATTGGTGATGCTTTCAAGATCATCGAACGGGGCGATGCGGATATCATGATCACCGGCGGTTCCGAGGCGGCTTTGACCCGGTTGGCCATGGCTGGTTTTTGCGCTGCCCGGACCATGTCCACCCGCAATGATGATCCCGAAGGAGCCAGCCGGCCCTTCGACAAGGACCGGGATGGTTTCGTCCTGGGGGAAGGGGCGGGGATTCTTATTCTGGAAGAATTGGAGCACGCCCAAAGACGGGGGGCCCGCATTTACGGCGAGATTGCCGGCTATGGACTCACTTCCGATGCCTACCATATTACGGCGCCGGAGCCCTCGGGAGCCGGGGCGGCCCGAGCCATGCGGTTGGCCCTGGCCGACGCGGGGATCTCCATCGAGGATGTGCAGTATATCAACGCCCATGGCACCTCCACGGAGCTCAATGATGCCATCGAGACCTTAGCCATCAAAAACGTTTTCGGTGACCGGGCCTATGACCTGATGGTCAGCTCTACCAAGTCCATGACGGGCCACCTGTTGGGGGCCGCGGGGGGCATCGAGGCTATCGTCTGCCAGAAGGTCTTAGCGGAGCAAGTGGTGCCGCCCACCATCAATTACACCACCAAGGATCCCGATTGTGACCTGGATTATGTACCCAACGAAGCCCGCCCCGCCCAGGTGGAGGTGGCCTTGAGCAACTCCTTCGGCTTCGGCGGTCACAATGCGGTCCTGGTCTTCAAACGGTACAAAGGGTGA
- a CDS encoding LacI family transcriptional regulator, with protein sequence MFKETEKAGMVTIKDVARKAGVSPSTVSHAFSGKRKISAEVKERIFRIARELNYEPNAAATSLVTKKTENIGMCVSSFSSSVGAFVQKLSEGIATELAKAGYRLLLMTRPAGTAEEEYYENINSDKAVDGIILTDPNVQDKYLANLLDRKMPLVVLGRPKIPYRYHVDNDNVEVVLLALSHLAQLGHRRVAFINGPPEMTVSEDRLAGYHRGTQRLGLEIDGGLMKHGDFTSEGGYAAMAELLQGERQFTAVVAANDAMAIGAIKALRAAGLRVPEEVSVVGINNDSISELFDPPLTTVDIQTVALGQGAARMLLALLAGDTPEAPQVVPSKLIVRGSTRRLS encoded by the coding sequence ATGTTTAAGGAGACAGAAAAAGCAGGTATGGTGACCATTAAAGATGTGGCAAGGAAGGCCGGTGTTTCTCCCAGCACTGTCTCCCATGCCTTCAGTGGGAAGCGGAAGATTAGTGCAGAGGTGAAGGAGCGGATCTTTCGGATCGCCCGGGAGCTGAATTACGAGCCCAATGCGGCGGCTACCAGCCTTGTGACCAAGAAAACGGAGAATATCGGGATGTGTGTTTCGTCCTTTTCTTCCTCGGTGGGGGCCTTTGTGCAGAAGCTGTCCGAGGGCATCGCGACGGAACTGGCGAAAGCCGGCTATAGGCTTCTTTTGATGACAAGACCCGCGGGTACCGCTGAGGAGGAATACTACGAAAACATCAACAGCGATAAAGCGGTGGATGGGATTATCCTTACGGATCCGAACGTCCAGGACAAGTATTTAGCTAATCTTTTGGACCGGAAAATGCCGTTGGTGGTGTTGGGCCGGCCGAAAATTCCCTATAGATACCACGTGGACAACGATAACGTAGAAGTGGTGCTGCTCGCCCTCTCCCATCTAGCCCAACTGGGCCATCGGCGGGTGGCCTTCATCAACGGCCCCCCGGAGATGACTGTTAGTGAGGACCGCCTGGCGGGGTACCACCGGGGAACGCAGCGGTTGGGTTTAGAGATAGATGGCGGGTTGATGAAACATGGGGACTTCACCTCCGAAGGAGGCTACGCCGCTATGGCGGAACTTTTACAGGGAGAGCGGCAGTTTACCGCGGTGGTAGCAGCCAATGACGCCATGGCGATCGGAGCCATTAAGGCCCTGCGGGCCGCGGGGTTACGGGTGCCGGAGGAGGTCAGCGTGGTGGGGATCAACAACGATTCCATCTCCGAACTTTTTGATCCGCCCCTTACCACCGTGGACATCCAGACCGTGGCCCTGGGGCAGGGGGCAGCCCGGATGCTGTTAGCCTTACTGGCAGGGGATACTCCAGAGGCTCCCCAAGTTGTGCCAAGCAAACTGATCGTACGGGGATCGACCCGTAGGTTATCTTAG